The proteins below come from a single Acidobacteriota bacterium genomic window:
- a CDS encoding UMP kinase yields MPTPIFKRILLKISGEALAARQGFGVDTARIHEVAAELADVHSLGIQIAIVVGGGNFFRGVADQAKDMDRVSADHMGMLATVINALALQDALEKQNVYTRVMSAIEMNQVAEPFIRRRAMRHLEKGRVVIFAGGTGNPYFSTDTAASLRAMEIKAEVIIKATKVDGIYDADPMIVKDATKFEHITYMDVLKKGLKVMDSTAISLCKDNNLPIVIFNLNQHGNIRKVVLGEKIGSMVSA; encoded by the coding sequence ATGCCGACTCCAATTTTCAAACGCATCCTGCTCAAGATCTCCGGTGAAGCCCTGGCAGCCCGGCAGGGATTCGGCGTTGATACCGCCCGCATCCACGAAGTCGCCGCCGAGTTGGCGGACGTTCACAGCCTCGGCATACAGATCGCGATTGTGGTTGGCGGTGGCAACTTCTTCCGCGGCGTCGCCGATCAGGCCAAAGACATGGACCGCGTTTCCGCCGATCACATGGGCATGCTCGCCACGGTCATCAATGCGCTGGCTTTGCAGGACGCGCTCGAAAAACAGAATGTCTACACCCGCGTGATGTCCGCCATCGAAATGAATCAGGTCGCGGAACCATTTATCCGGCGCCGCGCCATGCGCCACCTGGAAAAAGGGAGAGTTGTCATCTTCGCCGGAGGCACCGGCAATCCCTATTTTTCGACTGACACTGCTGCGTCACTGCGCGCCATGGAAATCAAGGCCGAAGTCATCATCAAAGCCACCAAGGTCGACGGCATCTACGACGCCGATCCGATGATCGTGAAAGACGCCACGAAATTCGAACACATCACGTATATGGACGTCCTGAAGAAGGGCCTGAAAGTCATGGACTCCACCGCCATCTCTCTCTGCAAGGACAACAACCTGCCCATCGTCATCTTCAACCTCAACCAGCATGGAAACATCCGGAAAGTTGTGTTGGGCGAGAAGATCGGATCAA
- the tsf gene encoding translation elongation factor Ts — protein MSTTMANISAAQVKELREKTGAPMMDCKHALTEAKGNLEDAVVLLRKKGVSVAAKKATRVTSEGSVGHYIHAGGKIGVLVEVNCESDFVARTDDFKELVHDIAMHITASDPRYVRKEDVTKADFDREKEIFLDQAIKSGKPANIAEKMVTGKMEKFYEEVCLLEQPFIKDQTISIAQLIAAKIGKLGENISVRRFARFKVGEATATVAFTTVKTDDGEGDAPVAK, from the coding sequence ATGAGCACTACTATGGCAAATATTTCTGCTGCCCAAGTGAAAGAACTCCGCGAAAAGACCGGAGCTCCCATGATGGACTGCAAACACGCGCTGACCGAAGCCAAGGGCAACCTGGAAGATGCAGTCGTCCTGTTGCGTAAGAAGGGTGTATCGGTTGCAGCCAAGAAGGCGACTCGTGTGACCAGTGAAGGATCGGTCGGACACTACATTCACGCTGGTGGCAAGATCGGCGTCCTAGTGGAAGTGAATTGCGAGAGCGATTTCGTCGCCCGCACCGATGACTTCAAGGAATTGGTCCACGACATCGCCATGCATATCACGGCGAGCGATCCGAGGTACGTCCGCAAAGAGGACGTGACCAAGGCAGATTTCGATCGCGAGAAGGAAATCTTCCTCGATCAGGCCATCAAGAGTGGCAAGCCTGCGAACATCGCCGAAAAAATGGTCACCGGCAAGATGGAAAAGTTCTACGAAGAAGTCTGCCTGCTTGAGCAGCCCTTCATCAAGGACCAGACCATCTCCATCGCACAGCTGATCGCCGCGAAAATCGGCAAACTTGGAGAGAACATCTCTGTGCGCCGTTTTGCCCGCTTCAAGGTGGGTGAGGCGACCGCAACCGTAGCATTCACCACCGTCAAAACCGACGACGGTGAAGGCGACGCACCCGTCGCCAAATAG
- the rpsB gene encoding 30S ribosomal protein S2: MANITMKELLEAGVHFGHQTKRWNPRMKEYIFGERNGIYIIDLQKTLKMFKEASKFVQDLAVAGRVILFVGTKRQAQDAIAEEAQRCSMFYVNQRWLGGLLTNWVTVQKSVKRLKELDDMATDGRYDLLPKKEVIKLERERKHLQANLAGIKNMSRLPDAIFVIDSNKEQIAVREARKLGIPVVAVVDTNCDPSEVDYVIPGNDDALRAIRLFTSKIAESIAEGVNLMSDKHLAELQAVASPEPVAGEVAPEEVAEAAPALSAEAAEEIRMEDVLGAGTRKRQTVATEDIDELQAETRRF, from the coding sequence TTGGCTAACATCACCATGAAGGAATTGCTCGAAGCAGGTGTTCACTTCGGGCATCAGACCAAGCGCTGGAATCCCCGGATGAAGGAATACATATTCGGCGAGCGCAACGGGATCTACATCATCGACCTGCAGAAGACGCTGAAGATGTTCAAGGAAGCGTCGAAATTCGTGCAGGATCTGGCCGTAGCAGGCCGCGTCATCCTCTTCGTTGGCACCAAGCGCCAGGCGCAGGACGCCATCGCCGAAGAGGCGCAGCGATGCTCGATGTTCTACGTGAACCAGCGCTGGCTGGGTGGACTGCTGACCAACTGGGTCACCGTTCAGAAGTCAGTCAAGCGGCTCAAAGAACTCGACGACATGGCCACCGATGGCCGTTACGATCTGCTGCCGAAAAAAGAAGTCATCAAGCTCGAACGCGAGCGCAAGCATCTCCAGGCCAACCTTGCCGGCATCAAAAATATGTCGCGGTTGCCGGATGCGATCTTCGTCATCGACTCGAACAAGGAACAGATCGCGGTACGTGAAGCCCGCAAGCTGGGCATCCCCGTGGTCGCCGTGGTCGACACGAATTGCGATCCGAGCGAAGTGGATTACGTCATTCCCGGAAACGACGACGCGCTCCGCGCGATCCGTCTGTTCACCTCGAAGATCGCTGAGTCGATCGCCGAGGGCGTCAACCTGATGAGCGACAAGCACCTGGCCGAATTGCAGGCCGTGGCTAGTCCCGAGCCGGTTGCCGGAGAGGTCGCCCCCGAAGAAGTTGCGGAAGCGGCTCCTGCTTTGTCGGCTGAGGCCGCCGAAGAAATCCGCATGGAAGACGTGTTGGGCGCGGGTACGCGCAAACGTCAGACCGTCGCAACCGAAGATATTGACGAGTTACAGGCCGAAACACGCCGGTTCTAG
- the rpsI gene encoding 30S ribosomal protein S9, protein MAETVQYYGTGRRKTAIARVFLRPGSGEFKVNGKAFDEYFVTPSQRSSAKSPLALTETAATFNVLANVSGGGVAGQADAVRLGITRALMLFNAELRKQLKASGMVTRDPRQKERKKYGQKGARKRFQFSKR, encoded by the coding sequence ATGGCAGAGACAGTTCAATACTACGGAACCGGCCGCCGCAAGACGGCGATTGCGCGTGTGTTTCTTCGTCCCGGCAGCGGGGAATTCAAGGTTAACGGCAAAGCGTTCGACGAATATTTCGTGACGCCTTCGCAGCGTTCGAGTGCCAAGTCGCCGCTCGCCCTCACCGAAACCGCCGCTACCTTTAATGTGCTCGCCAATGTGTCCGGCGGCGGCGTGGCCGGTCAGGCTGACGCGGTTCGTCTTGGGATCACTCGTGCGCTCATGCTCTTCAACGCCGAGTTGCGAAAACAGCTCAAGGCGAGCGGCATGGTGACGCGTGATCCACGTCAGAAAGAGCGTAAGAAGTACGGACAGAAGGGCGCACGCAAGCGCTTCCAGTTCAGCAAGCGTTAA